From a single Paenibacillus sp. FSL R5-0345 genomic region:
- a CDS encoding sugar ABC transporter substrate-binding protein, producing MKLKKVMVITAAVSMALSVTACGSNNNGNTGGNNAAKATNAANNTTETAAPETTDAAATEEIVPEDGATLVVWESKEERPFADEIAKQFTAKYNVPVKIEELAPPDQVTKLTQDGPSGLAADVVLIPHDNLGKAASASLVLPNDVFGEETKASNTEASIIGSSYDGELYGYPRAAETYALFYNKSLVKEAPKSFDDVLAFSKTFTDKSKNRYGIMWEVGNLYFNYMFIASDGGYLFGKDGTDKEDIGLANDGAIAGLKEFVKMKEALPIKSGDINSDIKRSLFNSGDVAMDITGPWELGGYKAALGDNLGIAPIPTVNGKTAITFSGIKIFAVNSFTQYPNAAKLYAHFASSKDAQLLLNKTIGSVPTNNEALLDPQIVDDPFVSAFAAQAKSSQPMPSIPEMGNVWSPVNAALPEIWDKNVDPKAAMDKAVQQIKDLNNSSSQ from the coding sequence ATGAAGTTAAAAAAAGTGATGGTTATCACCGCTGCTGTTTCTATGGCACTGTCCGTTACAGCGTGTGGTTCGAACAACAATGGGAATACCGGGGGTAACAACGCAGCAAAAGCTACTAATGCTGCTAACAACACTACAGAGACTGCAGCGCCAGAGACCACAGATGCAGCAGCAACAGAAGAAATTGTGCCTGAAGATGGAGCGACACTAGTTGTATGGGAAAGTAAGGAAGAAAGACCATTCGCAGATGAAATTGCTAAGCAGTTCACAGCAAAATATAACGTTCCAGTCAAGATTGAAGAGTTGGCACCACCAGATCAAGTAACTAAACTTACGCAAGATGGTCCTTCAGGATTAGCAGCAGACGTTGTTCTTATCCCTCACGACAACTTAGGTAAAGCGGCAAGTGCGAGCTTGGTTCTTCCTAATGACGTCTTCGGTGAAGAAACAAAAGCTAGCAATACTGAAGCTTCAATTATCGGATCTTCGTACGATGGCGAATTGTATGGCTACCCAAGAGCAGCAGAAACTTATGCATTGTTCTACAATAAATCACTCGTTAAAGAAGCACCTAAGTCTTTCGACGATGTTCTTGCTTTCAGCAAAACATTCACAGATAAATCCAAGAACAGATACGGAATTATGTGGGAAGTAGGAAACCTGTACTTCAACTACATGTTTATCGCTTCTGATGGTGGATATCTGTTCGGTAAGGACGGTACTGATAAAGAAGATATCGGACTTGCTAACGATGGAGCGATTGCAGGCCTTAAAGAATTTGTGAAAATGAAAGAAGCATTGCCAATTAAGAGCGGAGATATCAATAGTGATATCAAACGCAGCTTGTTCAACTCAGGTGATGTAGCGATGGATATCACAGGTCCTTGGGAGCTTGGAGGATACAAAGCAGCTCTTGGAGATAACCTTGGTATCGCACCGATCCCTACAGTAAATGGCAAAACAGCTATTACATTCTCTGGTATCAAGATTTTCGCGGTTAACTCGTTTACTCAATATCCGAATGCTGCTAAATTGTACGCTCATTTTGCATCAAGCAAAGACGCTCAATTGTTACTGAACAAAACGATCGGTTCTGTTCCTACAAACAATGAAGCGCTTCTTGATCCACAAATCGTTGACGATCCATTCGTATCCGCTTTTGCAGCACAAGCTAAGAGTTCCCAACCAATGCCTTCTATCCCTGAAATGGGTAACGTTTGGAGCCCTGTAAATGCAGCGCTTCCAGAAATTTGGGATAAGAATGTAGATCCAAAAGCAGCAATGGACAAAGCCGTTCAACAAATCAAAGATTTGAACAACAGTTCATCGCAATAA
- a CDS encoding sugar ABC transporter permease: protein MSRKIANFIRLSGSYIILIALSIAALYPALWILFASFRPGKSLYSKSFIPEQFTFDHYRELFTSPSYMFGTWYANTLKIAVFSMLIGVVLTLLTSYAVSRFRFKARKTALSTVLILGMFPGFMSMIAIYMLLKEFNLLDTHIALIIVYAAGAPLGGTFIAKGFLDTIPRSLDEAARIDGASNFGIFMRVILPLSRPMITYMALTQFVGPWVDFIFARLILRTKENWTVAVGMWDMVNTNQNTNFTLFSAGAVLISIPIMILFVFLQRLLVDGLTAGASKG, encoded by the coding sequence ATGAGCAGAAAGATCGCGAACTTTATTCGCTTAAGTGGTAGTTACATCATCTTGATTGCTTTGTCGATAGCGGCACTCTATCCGGCCCTCTGGATTCTATTTGCTTCTTTCCGGCCTGGTAAATCATTGTACAGTAAATCATTTATCCCTGAGCAATTCACCTTCGATCACTACAGAGAATTGTTCACATCGCCGAGTTATATGTTTGGGACTTGGTATGCTAATACATTGAAAATAGCCGTGTTCTCCATGCTTATCGGTGTAGTACTTACCTTGTTAACTAGTTATGCTGTATCCAGATTCCGGTTTAAAGCGCGTAAAACAGCGTTATCCACCGTTCTGATTCTTGGTATGTTCCCTGGTTTTATGAGTATGATTGCTATTTATATGCTCCTTAAGGAGTTTAATTTGCTGGATACACATATTGCCTTGATTATCGTTTATGCAGCTGGGGCACCGCTTGGGGGAACCTTTATCGCCAAAGGCTTCCTCGACACGATTCCTCGTTCTTTGGATGAGGCAGCTCGAATTGACGGGGCGAGCAATTTCGGAATATTTATGCGAGTTATTCTTCCCTTGTCACGCCCTATGATCACTTACATGGCACTGACTCAATTTGTCGGTCCTTGGGTGGATTTCATTTTCGCCAGACTTATTTTGCGGACGAAGGAGAACTGGACCGTCGCAGTCGGAATGTGGGATATGGTTAACACGAACCAAAACACTAACTTTACCTTATTCTCTGCCGGTGCTGTTCTGATCTCTATCCCGATTATGATTTTGTTTGTATTCTTGCAACGTCTGCTTGTTGATGGATTGACTGCAGGAGCTAGTAAGGGGTAA
- a CDS encoding sugar ABC transporter permease, which translates to MQRHRTRAAVLSTIFMGLGQIYNRQFIKGIMFLVVEAAAVYYFIQNLATALWGFVTLGENPSRLVKVKGIAKMVAGDHSIYILIQSLITILMLIIIILAWYLNIKDAYKTGEKRDNGLQANTFKQSVRYILDYKFAQTFLVLPGIGVLFFTIMPIIFMILLAFTNYSAPDHLPPAKLVDWVGFQTFRNLLVLKTWSHTFYGVLTWTIIWAVLSTITTYFGGLLVALLVSQKGIRFKGMWRVILIVPYAVPQLISLLLMRNLFNGQFGPINQYLGYFGMGGLPWLTDPFWAKVTVIIVNMWVGIPVSMLLIMGVLTTIPRDMYEAAEVDGASGYQKFRIVTLPMVLFSTAPTLITQFAGNINNFNAIFLLTGGSPVNGDYQYAGSTDLLVTWLYKLTLDQNKNNMASAIGIIIFIIVASFSLYNYRRTKSFKEEDMIQ; encoded by the coding sequence ATGCAGCGACATCGCACGAGGGCCGCAGTACTGTCGACGATTTTCATGGGATTGGGACAAATATATAACCGCCAATTCATCAAAGGAATCATGTTTTTAGTTGTAGAAGCCGCCGCTGTTTATTATTTTATTCAGAATCTTGCTACTGCATTATGGGGTTTTGTTACACTAGGAGAAAACCCTAGCCGGTTGGTAAAAGTAAAAGGCATCGCTAAGATGGTAGCTGGGGATCACTCGATTTATATTTTGATTCAAAGCTTGATCACCATCCTAATGCTTATCATCATAATCCTCGCTTGGTATTTGAACATTAAAGATGCTTATAAGACTGGAGAGAAACGCGATAACGGTCTTCAGGCAAACACCTTTAAACAAAGTGTTCGCTATATACTGGATTATAAGTTCGCTCAGACGTTCTTGGTCTTGCCGGGTATTGGTGTTCTATTCTTTACGATCATGCCAATCATCTTCATGATCCTGCTAGCGTTTACGAACTATTCCGCACCTGATCATCTTCCACCCGCTAAATTGGTTGACTGGGTTGGATTTCAGACCTTCCGTAATTTATTGGTTCTCAAAACCTGGAGTCACACTTTTTATGGCGTATTAACATGGACGATTATATGGGCAGTTCTTTCAACGATTACTACATATTTCGGAGGACTATTGGTAGCCTTACTGGTGAGCCAAAAGGGTATTCGTTTCAAAGGAATGTGGAGAGTTATTCTGATTGTGCCTTACGCAGTACCGCAGTTAATCTCTTTGCTGCTCATGCGCAATCTATTTAACGGTCAATTCGGCCCTATCAACCAATACCTCGGGTATTTTGGAATGGGCGGATTGCCATGGCTGACAGATCCATTCTGGGCTAAGGTTACCGTAATTATTGTAAACATGTGGGTTGGTATTCCAGTCTCGATGTTACTTATTATGGGCGTACTGACTACAATTCCTCGGGATATGTATGAAGCAGCTGAAGTGGATGGAGCATCGGGTTATCAGAAGTTCCGTATTGTTACGCTACCGATGGTATTGTTCTCCACAGCGCCTACTCTAATTACGCAGTTCGCAGGTAACATTAACAACTTTAATGCGATCTTCCTATTAACAGGTGGTAGTCCTGTAAATGGTGATTATCAATATGCCGGTTCCACGGACTTGCTAGTAACCTGGCTATACAAATTAACACTTGATCAGAATAAAAACAACATGGCTTCGGCAATAGGGATTATTATCTTTATCATTGTTGCTTCATTCTCCCTGTACAATTACCGCCGGACGAAATCATTCAAAGAGGAGGATATGATCCAATGA